One genomic window of Cygnus olor isolate bCygOlo1 chromosome 3, bCygOlo1.pri.v2, whole genome shotgun sequence includes the following:
- the KAT14 gene encoding cysteine-rich protein 2-binding protein isoform X2: protein MANNVHMSGLLSRHDDEATRTSTSEGLEEGEVEGETLLIVESEDQASVDLSHDQSGDSLNSDEGDASWMEEMSYYCEKCQKWIPASQVREQLSYLKGDNFFRFTCSDCSEDGKEQFERLRLTWQQVVMLAMYNLSLEGTGRQGYFRWKEDICAFIEKHWTFLLGNRKKTSTWWSTVAGCLSVGSPLFFRSGAQEFGEPGWWKLVHNKPPTMKPEGEKLSASALKAKASKPPLDPIITVEGLRKRVSRNPVESAMELKEKRSRTQEAKDIRRAQKEAAGFLDRSTSSTPVKFTSRGRRPDIVLEKGEVIDFSSLSSSDRTPLTSPSPSPSLDFSAPGTPASHSATPSLLSEADLIPDVMPPQALFHDDEEMEGDGVIDPGIEYVPPPSGTAGAGTVIAGRKKVKTAEQIKQEVESEEEKTERMEGDSEDPEESNASLQVRGRDKRKPHVEKDAKPRAPKHTSVSIYEEKLLLKRLEACPNAMSMTPEARRLRRKLIVRQAKRERGLPLFDLDQVVNAALLLVDGIYGAKEGGVSRSPVGQATYRTTSQDFRILDRYQTMLPAMKGYRQQTTKFLYRLVGSEDLLTDHSIVSPYTSRVLKPYIRRDYETKPPKLRLLAEIRAHPHRNNLHWKAEPEAPVDYCYVRPNHIPTINSMCHEFFWPGIDLSECLQYPDFSVVVLYKKVIIAFGFMVPDVKYNEAYISFLFVHPEWRRAGIATFMIYHLIQTCMGKDVTLHVSASNPAMLLYQKFGFKTEEYILDFYDKYYPLDSKECKHAFFLRLRR from the exons ATGGCTAATAACGTCCACATGAGTGGGCTGCTGAGCCGCCACGATGATGAAGCCACAAGGACATCGACCTCGGAGGGCCTGGAAGAGGGCGAGGTGGAAGGAGAAACCCTCCTGATCGTGGAGTCTGAAGACCAGGCCTCGGTGGATTTATCCCACGACCAGAGCGGAGACTCGCTGAACAGCGACGAGGGCGACGCGTCCTGGATGGAGGAGATGTCCTACTACTGCGAAAAATGCCAGAAGTGGATTCCAGCAA GTCAAGTGAGAGAACAGCTCAGCTACCTCAAAGGAGACAACTTTTTCAGATTTACTTGCTCGGATTGCTCAGAAGATGGGAAGGAGCAATTTGAACGGCTGAGATTAACGTGGCAACAA GTTGTTATGCTGGCAATGTACAATTTGTCTCTGGAAGGAACCGGCCGTCAAGGGTACTTCAGATGGAAAGAAGACATTTGTGCTTTCATTGAGAAACACTGGACTTTCTTGTTAGGAAACAG GAAAAAGACCTCGACATGGTGGAGCACAGTTGCTGGCTGTCTCTCTGTGGGGAGCCCCTTGTTCTTCCGCTCAGGGGCCCAGGAATTTGGAGAACCAGGGTGGTGGAAACTGGTTCATAATAAACCCCCAACAATGAAGCCCGAGGGAGAGAAGCTGTCTGCATCTGCACTAAAGGCAAAAG CTTCAAAGCCACCTCTGGATCCCATCATTACCGTGGAAGGCCTCAGGAAACGAGTGAGCCGCAATCCAGTCGAATCAGCCATGGAGCTGAAGGAGAAGAGATCTCGCACTCAGGAAGCCAAGGATATTCGGCGAGCCCAGAAGGAGGCAGCTGGCTTCCTGGACCGCAGTACTTCCTCCACTCCTGTTAAATTCACCAGTCGAGGCCGTCGTCCCGATATCGTCCTTGAGAAAGGCGAGGTGATTGACTTTTCCTCCTTGAGCTCTTCAGACCGCACGCCTCTGACaagcccttctccttccccatctcTGGACTTCTCTGCTCCCGGCACTCCAGCCTCGCATTCAGCCACTCCTAGCCTTCTCTCAGAAGCGGATCTCATCCCAGATGTCATGCCGCCACAGGCTCTGTTTCATG ATGACGAGGAGATGGAAGGGGATGGAGTCATAGACCCGGGAATAGAGTACGTTCCCCCTCCCAGTGGGACTGCTGGTGCTGGGACTGTGAtagcaggcagaaaaaaagtgaagacaGCTGAGCAGATCAAGCAAGAGGTGGagagtgaagaagaaaaaacagaaaggatggAAGGTGACAGTGAGGATCCTGAAGAGTCAAACGCATCGCTGCAGGTGCGGGGGCGAGACAAGAGGAAACCACACGTGGAGAAGGATGCTAAACCCCGAGCTCCCAAGCATACCTCTGTTAGtatttatgaagaaaagctgctgctgaagagatTGGAAGCCTGTCCCAATGCCATGAGCATGACCCCAGAGGCCCGGAGACTGAGGCGCAAGCTGATAGTGAGGCAGGCCAAGAGGGAAAGAGGGCTGCCACTCTTTGACTTGGACCAGGTTGTGAATGCTGCGCTGCTCTTGGTTGATGGGATTTATGGAGCCAAAGAAGGAGGTGTTTCCAGGTCCCCGGTAGGGCAAGCGACATACAGAACTACTAGTCAGGACTTCAGGATCTTGGACAGATACCAG ACGATGCTGCCTGCCATGAAGGGATATCGACAGCAGACAACGAAGTTTCTGTATCGATTGGTAGGCTCAGAAGACCTCCTGACAGACCACAGCATTGTCAGCCCTTACACATCCCGTGTCCTGAAACCTTATATCAG GCGTGATTATGAGACAAAGCCCCCAAAACTCAGGCTGCTGGCAGAAATCCGGGCGCATCCACACAGGAATAATCTTCACTGGAAGGCTGAGCCAGAAGCACCTGTTGATTACTGCTACGTTCGCCCTAATCACATCCCCACTATAAACTCCATGTGCCACGAATTCTTCTGGCCTG GAATTGATTTGTCAGAATGCCTACAGTATCCAGACTTCAGTGTTGTTGTCCTTTACAAAAAAGTTATTATTGCCTTTGGCTTTATGGTGCCAGATGTGAAATACAATGAAGCTtacatctcttttctgtttgttcacCCTGAGTGGAGGAGAGCTGGAATTGCAACCTTCATGATTTATCATCTTATTCag
- the KAT14 gene encoding cysteine-rich protein 2-binding protein isoform X1, with translation MANNVHMSGLLSRHDDEATRTSTSEGLEEGEVEGETLLIVESEDQASVDLSHDQSGDSLNSDEGDASWMEEMSYYCEKCQKWIPASQVREQLSYLKGDNFFRFTCSDCSEDGKEQFERLRLTWQQVVMLAMYNLSLEGTGRQGYFRWKEDICAFIEKHWTFLLGNRKKTSTWWSTVAGCLSVGSPLFFRSGAQEFGEPGWWKLVHNKPPTMKPEGEKLSASALKAKAASKPPLDPIITVEGLRKRVSRNPVESAMELKEKRSRTQEAKDIRRAQKEAAGFLDRSTSSTPVKFTSRGRRPDIVLEKGEVIDFSSLSSSDRTPLTSPSPSPSLDFSAPGTPASHSATPSLLSEADLIPDVMPPQALFHDDEEMEGDGVIDPGIEYVPPPSGTAGAGTVIAGRKKVKTAEQIKQEVESEEEKTERMEGDSEDPEESNASLQVRGRDKRKPHVEKDAKPRAPKHTSVSIYEEKLLLKRLEACPNAMSMTPEARRLRRKLIVRQAKRERGLPLFDLDQVVNAALLLVDGIYGAKEGGVSRSPVGQATYRTTSQDFRILDRYQTMLPAMKGYRQQTTKFLYRLVGSEDLLTDHSIVSPYTSRVLKPYIRRDYETKPPKLRLLAEIRAHPHRNNLHWKAEPEAPVDYCYVRPNHIPTINSMCHEFFWPGIDLSECLQYPDFSVVVLYKKVIIAFGFMVPDVKYNEAYISFLFVHPEWRRAGIATFMIYHLIQTCMGKDVTLHVSASNPAMLLYQKFGFKTEEYILDFYDKYYPLDSKECKHAFFLRLRR, from the exons ATGGCTAATAACGTCCACATGAGTGGGCTGCTGAGCCGCCACGATGATGAAGCCACAAGGACATCGACCTCGGAGGGCCTGGAAGAGGGCGAGGTGGAAGGAGAAACCCTCCTGATCGTGGAGTCTGAAGACCAGGCCTCGGTGGATTTATCCCACGACCAGAGCGGAGACTCGCTGAACAGCGACGAGGGCGACGCGTCCTGGATGGAGGAGATGTCCTACTACTGCGAAAAATGCCAGAAGTGGATTCCAGCAA GTCAAGTGAGAGAACAGCTCAGCTACCTCAAAGGAGACAACTTTTTCAGATTTACTTGCTCGGATTGCTCAGAAGATGGGAAGGAGCAATTTGAACGGCTGAGATTAACGTGGCAACAA GTTGTTATGCTGGCAATGTACAATTTGTCTCTGGAAGGAACCGGCCGTCAAGGGTACTTCAGATGGAAAGAAGACATTTGTGCTTTCATTGAGAAACACTGGACTTTCTTGTTAGGAAACAG GAAAAAGACCTCGACATGGTGGAGCACAGTTGCTGGCTGTCTCTCTGTGGGGAGCCCCTTGTTCTTCCGCTCAGGGGCCCAGGAATTTGGAGAACCAGGGTGGTGGAAACTGGTTCATAATAAACCCCCAACAATGAAGCCCGAGGGAGAGAAGCTGTCTGCATCTGCACTAAAGGCAAAAG CAGCTTCAAAGCCACCTCTGGATCCCATCATTACCGTGGAAGGCCTCAGGAAACGAGTGAGCCGCAATCCAGTCGAATCAGCCATGGAGCTGAAGGAGAAGAGATCTCGCACTCAGGAAGCCAAGGATATTCGGCGAGCCCAGAAGGAGGCAGCTGGCTTCCTGGACCGCAGTACTTCCTCCACTCCTGTTAAATTCACCAGTCGAGGCCGTCGTCCCGATATCGTCCTTGAGAAAGGCGAGGTGATTGACTTTTCCTCCTTGAGCTCTTCAGACCGCACGCCTCTGACaagcccttctccttccccatctcTGGACTTCTCTGCTCCCGGCACTCCAGCCTCGCATTCAGCCACTCCTAGCCTTCTCTCAGAAGCGGATCTCATCCCAGATGTCATGCCGCCACAGGCTCTGTTTCATG ATGACGAGGAGATGGAAGGGGATGGAGTCATAGACCCGGGAATAGAGTACGTTCCCCCTCCCAGTGGGACTGCTGGTGCTGGGACTGTGAtagcaggcagaaaaaaagtgaagacaGCTGAGCAGATCAAGCAAGAGGTGGagagtgaagaagaaaaaacagaaaggatggAAGGTGACAGTGAGGATCCTGAAGAGTCAAACGCATCGCTGCAGGTGCGGGGGCGAGACAAGAGGAAACCACACGTGGAGAAGGATGCTAAACCCCGAGCTCCCAAGCATACCTCTGTTAGtatttatgaagaaaagctgctgctgaagagatTGGAAGCCTGTCCCAATGCCATGAGCATGACCCCAGAGGCCCGGAGACTGAGGCGCAAGCTGATAGTGAGGCAGGCCAAGAGGGAAAGAGGGCTGCCACTCTTTGACTTGGACCAGGTTGTGAATGCTGCGCTGCTCTTGGTTGATGGGATTTATGGAGCCAAAGAAGGAGGTGTTTCCAGGTCCCCGGTAGGGCAAGCGACATACAGAACTACTAGTCAGGACTTCAGGATCTTGGACAGATACCAG ACGATGCTGCCTGCCATGAAGGGATATCGACAGCAGACAACGAAGTTTCTGTATCGATTGGTAGGCTCAGAAGACCTCCTGACAGACCACAGCATTGTCAGCCCTTACACATCCCGTGTCCTGAAACCTTATATCAG GCGTGATTATGAGACAAAGCCCCCAAAACTCAGGCTGCTGGCAGAAATCCGGGCGCATCCACACAGGAATAATCTTCACTGGAAGGCTGAGCCAGAAGCACCTGTTGATTACTGCTACGTTCGCCCTAATCACATCCCCACTATAAACTCCATGTGCCACGAATTCTTCTGGCCTG GAATTGATTTGTCAGAATGCCTACAGTATCCAGACTTCAGTGTTGTTGTCCTTTACAAAAAAGTTATTATTGCCTTTGGCTTTATGGTGCCAGATGTGAAATACAATGAAGCTtacatctcttttctgtttgttcacCCTGAGTGGAGGAGAGCTGGAATTGCAACCTTCATGATTTATCATCTTATTCag
- the LOC121068426 gene encoding protein PET117 homolog, mitochondrial, with protein sequence MSRSSRAVLAVTALLSAATVAAVHVQQRREQERLHRGVLRDLERQHQKKENIRLLEEQIALTKQLKEERDKMLMEKGSQQS encoded by the exons ATGTCGAGGAGCTCCCGGGCGGTGCTGGCCGTCACCGCGCTCCTCTCCGCCGCCACCGTGGCGGCCGTGCACGTCCAGCAGCGGCGGGAGCAGGAG AGGCTGCACAGAGGAGTTCTCAGAGATCTGGAGCGACAAcatcagaagaaggaaaatattcgCCTGTTAGAAGAGCAGATTGCTTTGACAAAGCAgcttaaagaagaaagagacaAGATGCTCATGGAGAAGGGCTCCCAGCAGTCCTAG
- the OVOL2 gene encoding LOW QUALITY PROTEIN: transcription factor Ovo-like 2 (The sequence of the model RefSeq protein was modified relative to this genomic sequence to represent the inferred CDS: deleted 1 base in 1 codon): MPRAFLVKRRSPQPAVRSWAGLPDEERADTYIPGGIGCVLLGYEDSCSLESSGSSGTRDAEPSDPPTPQPAPADLGTAGGMLLDLAVKRPVVRSKIKFTTGTCNDATVHSCELCGKGFRLQRMLNRHIKCHSQVKRHLCTFCGKGFNDTFDLKRHVRTHTGIRPYKCEVCNKAFTQRCSLESHLKKIHGVQQQYAYKQRRDKLYVCEDCGYTGPTQEDLYLHVSNVHPGSAFLKKTSKKLAAVLQNKLSPVLQRNSKDDDKDE; this comes from the exons ATGCCCAGAGCCTTCCTGGTGAAGCGGCGGAGCCCGCAGCCGGCCGTgcggagctgggctgggctgcccGACGAGGAGCGAGCCGACACCTACATCCCAG GCGGCATCGGCTGCGTCCTTCTCGGCTACGAAGacagctgcagcctggagagcagcggcagcagcgggACGAGGGACGCCGAGCCCAGCGACCCCCCCACGCCGCAGCCGGCCCCCGCAGACCTGGGCACGGCCGGGGGGATGCTGCTGGACCTGGCTGTGAAGCGCCCCGTGGTCAGGTCGAAAATCAAG TTCACCACGGGCACCTGTAACGATGCGACGGTGCACTCCTGCGAGCTGTGTGGCAAGGGCTTTCGCCTGCAGCGCATGCTCAACCGCCACATCAAGTGCCACAGCCAGGTGAAGAGACACTTGTGCACCTTCTGCGGGAAAGGCTTCAACGACACCTTTGATCTGAAAAGGCACGTCCGGACCCACACTG GAATTCGTCCTTACAAATGTGAGGTTTGCAACAAAGCATTTACCCAGCGGTGTTCCCTGGAATCCCACCTTAAGAAGATTCACGGGGTGCAGCAGCAATATGCCTACAAACAGAGGCGAGATAAACTTTACGTGTGCGAGGATTGCGGCTACACCGGCCCCACGCAGGAGGACCTGTACCTGCACGTCAGTAACGTTCACCCTGGCAgtgctttcctg aaaaaaacctcaaaaaaaCTCGCGGcagttttgcaaaacaaactgAGCCCTGTCCTGCAGAGGAACTCCAAAGACGACGACAAGGATGAATAA